The Streptomyces sp. NBC_01353 genome contains a region encoding:
- the moaC gene encoding cyclic pyranopterin monophosphate synthase MoaC codes for MSTQQGLTHIDEAGAARMVDVSAKDVTARTARASGRVLVSPRVIELLRGEGVPKGDALATARIAGIMGAKKTPDLIPLCHPLAVSGVTLDLTVADDAVEILATVKTTDRTGVEMEALTAVSVAALTVVDMIKAVDKGAVISDVRVEEKTGGKSGDWTREGAES; via the coding sequence ATGAGCACGCAGCAAGGACTCACCCACATCGACGAGGCGGGTGCGGCCCGCATGGTCGACGTCTCCGCGAAGGACGTCACGGCGCGGACCGCACGGGCCAGCGGCCGCGTCCTCGTCTCGCCGCGCGTGATCGAGCTGCTTCGGGGCGAGGGCGTACCGAAGGGCGACGCGCTCGCCACCGCCCGGATCGCAGGGATCATGGGCGCGAAGAAGACCCCTGACCTCATTCCGCTCTGCCACCCGCTGGCCGTCTCGGGCGTGACGCTCGACCTCACGGTCGCGGACGACGCGGTGGAGATCCTGGCGACCGTGAAGACCACGGACCGCACGGGCGTGGAGATGGAGGCCCTGACGGCGGTCTCGGTGGCCGCGCTGACGGTCGTCGACATGATCAAGGCGGTCGACAAGGGCGCGGTCATCTCCGACGTACGGGTGGAGGAGAAGACGGGCGGCAAGTCGGGCGACTGGACCCGGGAAGGGGCCGAGTCGTGA
- a CDS encoding MogA/MoaB family molybdenum cofactor biosynthesis protein produces MTRGGRVTGAHAHEEHAHEGHAPAAGTDLGGALTAPYSALVVTASNRAAAGVYEDKGGPLLAEGLARMGFAVDGPQVVPDGAPVEAALRAGVEAGYDVILTTGGTGISPTDRTPEVTRRVLDHEIPGIPEAIRAYGREKVPTAALSRGLAGVARGTVIVNLPGSSGGVRDGVAVLEPLLRHAVDQVRGGDHPRPS; encoded by the coding sequence GTGACGCGCGGCGGCCGGGTGACCGGGGCGCACGCCCACGAGGAGCACGCCCACGAGGGGCACGCCCCGGCGGCGGGCACGGACCTCGGCGGCGCCCTCACCGCCCCGTACTCCGCCCTCGTCGTCACCGCCTCCAACCGGGCGGCGGCCGGCGTCTACGAGGACAAGGGCGGCCCGCTGCTCGCCGAAGGGCTGGCCCGCATGGGCTTCGCCGTGGACGGCCCGCAGGTCGTCCCGGACGGCGCGCCGGTCGAGGCCGCGCTCCGGGCCGGGGTCGAGGCCGGGTACGACGTCATCCTCACCACGGGCGGCACCGGCATCTCGCCCACCGACAGGACCCCCGAGGTCACCCGCCGGGTCCTCGACCACGAGATTCCCGGCATCCCCGAGGCGATCCGCGCCTACGGCCGCGAGAAGGTGCCGACCGCCGCGCTCTCCCGGGGCCTCGCCGGTGTCGCGCGCGGGACCGTGATCGTGAACCTGCCGGGCTCCTCGGGCGGTGTCCGCGACGGCGTCGCCGTACTGGAACCGCTCCTGCGGCACGCGGTCGACCAGGTCCGCGGCGGCGACCACCCGAGACCGTCATGA
- a CDS encoding GNAT family protein, producing MIPSWPVVLSDGDVVLRPIKMRDQKVWREVNRRNRDWLRPWEATVPPPAPGGPVAQRPTYRQMVRHLRAEANAGRMLPFVIEYRGELVGQLTVAGITWGSMCSGHVGYWVDSAVAGRGVMPTAVALAVDHCFRSVGLHRMEVCIRPENGPSRRVVEKLGFREEGLRPRYLHIDGAWRDHLVFALTAEEVPEGLLRRWHQARPSHPAQ from the coding sequence ATGATCCCGTCCTGGCCTGTGGTCCTCTCGGACGGAGACGTCGTGCTCCGCCCGATAAAGATGCGTGACCAGAAGGTCTGGCGCGAGGTCAACCGGCGCAACCGCGACTGGCTGCGCCCGTGGGAGGCGACGGTTCCGCCGCCGGCCCCGGGCGGTCCGGTCGCGCAGCGGCCTACGTACCGGCAGATGGTCCGCCATCTGCGGGCCGAGGCGAACGCCGGCCGGATGCTGCCCTTCGTGATCGAGTACCGGGGCGAGCTCGTCGGTCAGTTGACCGTGGCCGGGATCACCTGGGGCTCGATGTGCTCGGGCCATGTCGGCTACTGGGTGGACAGCGCGGTGGCCGGCCGCGGCGTCATGCCGACGGCGGTCGCGCTCGCCGTGGACCACTGCTTCCGTTCGGTCGGACTGCACCGGATGGAAGTCTGCATTCGGCCCGAGAACGGTCCCTCGCGACGGGTCGTGGAGAAATTGGGATTCCGGGAGGAAGGGCTCCGGCCGCGCTACCTCCACATCGACGGGGCGTGGCGGGACCATCTCGTCTTCGCGCTCACCGCCGAGGAAGTACCCGAGGGGCTGCTGCGCCGCTGGCACCAGGCACGTCCCTCCCACCCCGCGCAATGA
- the glpR gene encoding gephyrin-like molybdotransferase receptor GlpR has product MSSSGLIYAVIVGAWAAYLVPMWLRRQDELNEARPTERFSTAIRLLSGRAGMERRYAKELKGRDRRADDAEPDADPDVETEHLSSVDVRAFSAPAARTEARLEIPEPAPAPAPAAARRPSKAAAERARRGKVLARRRRTTVVLFLAFTLAAVVAAVGGLAFLWAPAVPAVLLSAYIVHLRTTERRRFVYVMDRRRAEAAAARLRESRPQRRQPVPNADDEPARPEPEPAPSVSPQEAGRRALVEQTDHAEWVDQQRERGPARGDSWDPVPVPLPTYVTAPVAPRATSGVDITDPETWSSARSSTAADPTPTPAPSPTPAPAPRQRTNQPRRQRDHGRTPLFDQYADDDRPRAANE; this is encoded by the coding sequence GTGAGCAGCAGCGGCCTCATCTACGCAGTCATCGTCGGGGCCTGGGCCGCCTACTTGGTACCGATGTGGCTCCGCAGGCAGGACGAGCTCAACGAGGCCCGTCCGACGGAACGCTTCAGCACCGCCATCCGGCTCCTGTCCGGACGGGCGGGAATGGAGCGCCGATACGCCAAGGAGCTGAAGGGCCGGGACCGTAGGGCGGACGACGCGGAGCCCGACGCGGACCCGGACGTCGAGACGGAGCATCTCAGCTCGGTCGACGTCCGGGCCTTCTCCGCGCCCGCGGCCAGGACGGAAGCCCGCCTGGAGATCCCGGAACCGGCACCCGCCCCGGCACCCGCCGCCGCGCGCAGGCCCTCCAAGGCGGCCGCCGAGCGCGCCCGCCGCGGCAAGGTCCTCGCCAGGCGCCGACGCACCACGGTCGTCCTCTTCCTCGCCTTCACCCTCGCCGCGGTCGTCGCCGCGGTCGGCGGCCTCGCATTCCTGTGGGCCCCGGCGGTCCCCGCGGTGCTCCTGAGCGCGTACATCGTGCATCTGCGAACGACGGAACGCCGACGCTTCGTGTACGTGATGGACCGCCGCCGCGCCGAGGCGGCGGCGGCACGCCTGCGCGAGAGCCGGCCGCAGCGACGGCAGCCGGTGCCGAACGCCGACGACGAGCCTGCCCGCCCGGAACCCGAACCGGCACCCTCGGTCTCCCCGCAGGAGGCCGGCCGCCGCGCGCTCGTCGAGCAGACGGACCACGCGGAGTGGGTGGACCAGCAGCGCGAGCGCGGCCCGGCCCGCGGCGACAGCTGGGACCCCGTCCCGGTCCCGCTCCCCACCTACGTCACCGCCCCCGTCGCCCCACGGGCGACGAGCGGCGTCGACATCACGGACCCGGAGACCTGGAGCTCGGCCCGCTCCTCCACGGCGGCGGACCCGACCCCGACCCCGGCACCGTCCCCGACCCCGGCGCCCGCCCCGCGCCAGCGCACGAACCAGCCGCGCCGCCAGCGCGACCACGGCCGCACCCCGCTCTTCGACCAGTACGCGGACGACGACCGCCCCCGCGCGGCCAACGAATGA
- a CDS encoding DUF4232 domain-containing protein: MRTFRIRTTVLAATTAALALALTACGGADDAGTKDKKAAASVSQVTPGTGQDGRTSTGGTGTTGGTGTSGGTGTSGGDASSPATSAAQPGSKKNDGRTPACTADDVKVSAVKQDGVPTTHITLTATNVSGRSCTLLQYPLIAFGDIQTAKDVPSVPKSKPGTPVVLSAGAPAYAAVRINNGGVDEENRAVTSFSVNLFAKDGPAEGSKVVEAPAGGIAVDDAVARTGYWTHELRNGADEF, encoded by the coding sequence ATGCGTACGTTCCGCATCCGCACCACCGTCCTTGCCGCCACCACCGCCGCGCTCGCCCTCGCACTCACCGCCTGCGGCGGGGCGGACGACGCCGGCACGAAGGACAAGAAGGCCGCCGCGTCGGTCTCACAGGTCACGCCCGGCACCGGTCAGGACGGCCGGACGAGCACCGGCGGCACCGGCACCACGGGCGGCACCGGCACCTCGGGTGGCACCGGCACCTCGGGTGGGGACGCGTCGAGCCCGGCGACGTCCGCCGCGCAGCCCGGCTCCAAGAAGAACGACGGCAGGACCCCGGCCTGCACCGCCGACGACGTGAAGGTCTCCGCGGTGAAGCAGGACGGCGTACCCACCACACACATCACCCTGACCGCCACGAACGTCTCGGGCCGCTCCTGCACCCTGCTCCAGTACCCGCTGATCGCGTTCGGCGACATCCAGACGGCGAAGGACGTCCCGTCCGTCCCCAAGAGCAAGCCGGGCACGCCCGTCGTCCTGTCCGCCGGCGCTCCGGCCTACGCCGCCGTGCGCATCAACAACGGTGGAGTCGACGAGGAGAACCGCGCCGTGACGTCGTTCAGCGTGAACCTCTTCGCCAAGGACGGCCCGGCCGAGGGCAGCAAGGTGGTCGAGGCCCCCGCCGGCGGCATCGCCGTCGACGACGCGGTCGCCAGGACCGGTTACTGGACGCACGAGCTGCGCAACGGCGCCGACGAGTTCTGA
- a CDS encoding peptidase: MRRHRTVAAVLLSVGALLTGALTATSAQAAEKPAFWTAERMRSATPLDLEVAPGALKSLKQVARSSAPTTIAPTSVAPTAFPQPGGPWTGGGAVVKTSGRVFFTFQGRTASCSGNAVTSQNQSTVITAGHCVKYQGSWHTNWVFVPAYDNGNAPYGQWAATKTLTTPQWEASEDINYDVGAAVVAPLNGQKLTSVTGAQGIQFNGGYNKPMYAFGFPAASPYDGSKLIHCAGNSSKDFLFSQDHSLGCNMTGGSSGGPWFSGFSEATGTGLQVSVNSFGYTFLPNRMFGPYFGNDAKALYDRAQAS, from the coding sequence GTGAGACGCCATCGCACAGTCGCTGCTGTCCTGTTGTCGGTCGGAGCGCTGCTGACCGGAGCTCTGACCGCGACCTCGGCGCAAGCGGCGGAGAAGCCCGCCTTCTGGACCGCCGAGCGGATGCGCTCGGCGACCCCGCTGGACCTCGAGGTCGCCCCCGGAGCGCTCAAGTCCCTCAAGCAGGTCGCCCGCTCGTCCGCCCCGACGACGATCGCCCCGACCTCCGTCGCCCCGACGGCCTTCCCGCAGCCGGGCGGCCCCTGGACGGGCGGCGGCGCGGTCGTGAAGACCTCGGGCCGGGTGTTCTTCACCTTCCAGGGCCGTACGGCCTCCTGTTCCGGCAACGCGGTCACCAGCCAGAACCAGAGCACGGTCATCACGGCCGGCCACTGCGTGAAGTACCAGGGCTCGTGGCACACGAACTGGGTGTTCGTCCCGGCCTACGACAACGGCAACGCCCCGTACGGCCAGTGGGCGGCGACGAAGACGCTCACGACCCCGCAGTGGGAGGCGAGCGAGGACATCAACTACGACGTCGGCGCGGCGGTCGTGGCGCCGCTGAACGGCCAGAAGCTGACGTCGGTGACCGGCGCCCAGGGCATCCAGTTCAACGGCGGCTACAACAAGCCGATGTACGCCTTCGGCTTCCCGGCCGCCTCCCCGTACGACGGCTCGAAGCTGATCCACTGCGCGGGGAACTCCTCCAAGGACTTCCTCTTCTCCCAGGACCACAGCCTCGGCTGCAACATGACGGGCGGCTCCAGCGGCGGCCCCTGGTTCTCCGGCTTCAGCGAGGCCACGGGCACGGGCCTCCAGGTCTCGGTGAACAGCTTCGGCTACACCTTCCTGCCCAACCGCATGTTCGGCCCGTACTTCGGCAATGACGCGAAGGCCCTGTACGACCGGGCCCAGGCGTCCTGA
- a CDS encoding GNAT family N-acetyltransferase has product MDIRSTPYDHPDAVKLNDAVQLEYAARYGDEGDVTPLDAGMFVPPLGLYLLAYDSEGRPVATGGWRTQDENDEGYSDGDAELKRMYVVPEARGLGLARRILAALEEDARAAGRTRMVLETGTAQPEAIALYASSGYELCAKFGHYRGYKSSRCFAKPLVASDEG; this is encoded by the coding sequence ATGGACATACGCTCGACTCCCTACGACCACCCTGACGCCGTCAAACTCAACGACGCCGTCCAGCTGGAGTACGCCGCCCGCTACGGCGACGAGGGCGATGTCACACCGCTGGACGCCGGGATGTTCGTACCGCCGCTCGGCCTCTACCTTCTCGCGTACGACTCCGAGGGCCGCCCCGTCGCGACCGGCGGCTGGCGCACCCAGGACGAGAACGACGAGGGCTACTCGGACGGCGACGCCGAGCTCAAGCGGATGTACGTGGTCCCCGAGGCGCGCGGTCTGGGGCTGGCACGCCGCATCCTGGCGGCTCTCGAGGAGGACGCGCGCGCGGCGGGTCGCACCCGCATGGTCCTGGAGACGGGCACGGCGCAGCCGGAGGCGATCGCGCTGTACGCCAGCAGCGGCTACGAGCTGTGCGCGAAGTTCGGCCACTACCGGGGGTACAAGAGCAGCCGCTGCTTCGCGAAGCCCCTGGTCGCGAGCGACGAGGGCTGA
- a CDS encoding exodeoxyribonuclease III, translated as MLTVTSVNVNGLRAAAKKGFVEWLAGTSADAVCLQEVRAEEAQLPDEVRAPEGWFTAHAPAAAKGRAGVSLYTRREPDSVRVGFGSSEFDGSGRYIEADLPGVTVASLYLPSGEVGTDRQDEKVRFMDEFLPYLKELKERSAADGREVVVCGDWNIAHREADLKNWKTNQKNSGFLPEERAWLSRVFDEAEYVDVVRALHPDQDGPYSWWSYRGRAFDNDSGWRIDYQVATPGLAAKAVKAYVERAATHAERWSDHAPVTAVYEL; from the coding sequence ATGCTCACTGTGACGTCCGTCAATGTCAATGGTCTTCGTGCCGCCGCCAAGAAGGGCTTCGTGGAGTGGCTCGCCGGCACCTCCGCCGACGCCGTCTGTCTGCAGGAGGTGCGTGCCGAGGAAGCCCAGCTCCCGGACGAGGTCCGCGCGCCCGAGGGCTGGTTCACCGCGCACGCGCCCGCCGCCGCCAAGGGGCGCGCGGGTGTCTCCCTCTACACCCGGCGTGAGCCCGACTCGGTGCGGGTCGGCTTCGGGTCGAGCGAATTCGACGGCAGTGGCCGGTACATCGAGGCGGACCTGCCCGGTGTCACCGTCGCCAGCCTCTACCTGCCCTCCGGCGAGGTCGGCACCGATCGGCAGGACGAGAAGGTCCGCTTCATGGACGAGTTCCTGCCGTACCTGAAGGAGCTCAAGGAGCGCTCCGCCGCCGACGGCCGTGAGGTCGTCGTCTGCGGTGACTGGAACATCGCCCATCGCGAGGCCGACCTCAAGAACTGGAAGACCAACCAGAAGAACTCGGGCTTCCTGCCCGAGGAGCGCGCCTGGCTGAGTCGCGTCTTCGACGAGGCGGAGTACGTCGACGTCGTCCGTGCCCTCCACCCGGACCAGGACGGGCCGTACTCGTGGTGGTCGTACCGCGGACGCGCCTTCGACAACGACAGCGGCTGGCGCATCGACTACCAGGTCGCGACGCCGGGCCTGGCCGCCAAGGCCGTCAAGGCGTACGTCGAGCGGGCCGCCACGCACGCGGAGCGGTGGAGCGACCACGCGCCGGTGACGGCGGTCTACGAGCTGTAG
- a CDS encoding MerR family transcriptional regulator: MDELAAAAGITVRTLRFYRERGLIAPPRREGRIAWYDDHHLAKLRTIAALLERGHTLNGIADLNTAFESGKDVSEVLGLGEPTEEEPIRLTPQELADYFAGEVTPENLLAALDLGYLATDGDAIVHISRRLLDVSAALVKEGVPLSAVLEAGRAVREHADALAGLFTDLLREHADEKDLQRLRPLAKSVVEAELSMAMDRRLREPS; this comes from the coding sequence ATGGACGAGCTCGCGGCGGCGGCCGGCATCACCGTGCGCACCCTGCGCTTCTACCGCGAGCGCGGACTGATCGCACCACCCCGGCGCGAGGGTCGCATCGCCTGGTACGACGACCACCACCTGGCCAAGCTCCGGACGATCGCGGCCCTACTCGAACGCGGCCACACCCTCAACGGCATCGCCGACCTCAACACCGCCTTCGAGAGCGGCAAGGACGTCAGCGAGGTCCTCGGCCTCGGCGAACCCACCGAGGAGGAGCCGATCCGGCTCACCCCGCAGGAACTGGCCGACTACTTCGCCGGCGAGGTCACCCCGGAGAACCTGCTGGCCGCCCTCGACCTCGGATACCTCGCCACCGACGGCGACGCGATCGTCCACATCAGCCGCCGGCTGCTCGACGTCTCCGCGGCCCTGGTGAAGGAAGGCGTCCCGCTCTCCGCGGTCCTGGAGGCGGGCCGGGCGGTGCGCGAACACGCGGACGCACTGGCGGGGCTCTTCACGGACCTGCTGCGCGAGCACGCGGACGAGAAGGATCTCCAGCGGCTGCGTCCGCTCGCGAAGAGCGTGGTGGAGGCGGAGCTCTCGATGGCCATGGACCGCCGCCTGCGCGAACCGTCGTGA
- a CDS encoding NAD(P)/FAD-dependent oxidoreductase, which yields MAKHEHVRVAVIGSGFGGLGAAVRLRREGITDFVVLERADSVGGTWRDNSYPGCACDVPSHLYSFSFAPNPDWPRTFSGQRHIRAYLEHVTDTFRLRPHLRLNHEVPLMRWDAEELRWHIETNQGSLTADVIVSATGPLSDPKIPDIPGLADFPGKVFHSARWDHDYDLTGKRVAMVGTGASAIQIVPAIQPQVGKLTLFQRTPPWVMPRMDRAISGAERWLHRTLPFTGTARRGLLWGIRELQVSAFTKRPGELGLVESLAKANMAKAIKDPALRAKLTPSYRIGCKRILLSNAYYPALAQPNVDVVASGLREVRGSTVVAADGSETEVDAIVFGTGFHVTDMPIAERVVGADGCTLAEAWKDGVQSLRGATVDGFPNWMTIIGPNTGLGNSSMILMIESQLNYMADYLRQLNVLGGRAALAARPSAVGAWNRKVQDRMERTVWKSGGCDSWYLDANGRNTTLWPGTTAEFRRETRQIDLAEYEVLRPDVAEAAPPKRPARKKETVK from the coding sequence ATGGCGAAGCACGAGCACGTACGAGTGGCGGTGATCGGATCGGGGTTCGGCGGACTCGGGGCCGCCGTCCGGCTGCGCCGCGAGGGGATCACCGACTTCGTCGTCCTGGAGCGGGCCGACTCCGTGGGCGGCACCTGGCGCGACAACAGCTATCCCGGCTGCGCCTGCGACGTGCCGTCCCATCTCTACTCCTTCTCCTTCGCGCCCAACCCCGACTGGCCCCGCACCTTCTCCGGGCAGCGCCACATCCGCGCGTATCTGGAGCACGTCACCGACACCTTCCGGCTCCGCCCCCATCTGCGGCTGAACCACGAGGTGCCGCTGATGCGCTGGGACGCCGAGGAGCTGCGCTGGCACATCGAGACCAACCAGGGCTCCCTCACCGCCGATGTGATCGTCTCCGCGACCGGGCCGCTCTCCGACCCGAAGATCCCCGACATCCCCGGCCTGGCCGACTTCCCCGGCAAGGTCTTCCACTCCGCGCGGTGGGACCACGACTACGACCTCACCGGCAAGCGCGTCGCCATGGTCGGCACCGGCGCCTCCGCCATCCAGATCGTGCCCGCGATCCAGCCGCAGGTCGGGAAGCTGACGCTGTTCCAGCGCACCCCGCCGTGGGTCATGCCGCGCATGGACCGCGCCATCAGCGGAGCCGAGCGCTGGCTCCACCGCACGCTCCCCTTCACCGGGACCGCGCGCCGCGGGCTGCTCTGGGGCATCCGCGAGCTCCAGGTCAGCGCGTTCACCAAGCGCCCGGGCGAGCTGGGGCTCGTCGAATCGCTCGCCAAGGCCAACATGGCCAAGGCGATCAAGGACCCGGCGCTGCGGGCCAAGCTGACCCCCTCGTACCGCATCGGCTGCAAGCGCATCCTGCTGTCCAACGCGTACTATCCGGCGCTCGCCCAGCCCAATGTGGACGTCGTCGCCTCCGGGCTGCGCGAGGTCCGGGGCTCGACCGTCGTCGCGGCCGACGGCAGCGAGACCGAGGTCGACGCGATCGTGTTCGGTACGGGATTCCATGTCACCGACATGCCGATCGCCGAGCGGGTCGTCGGCGCGGACGGCTGCACGCTCGCCGAGGCGTGGAAGGACGGGGTGCAGTCGCTGCGCGGCGCGACCGTCGACGGCTTCCCCAACTGGATGACGATCATCGGACCCAACACGGGCCTCGGGAACTCCTCCATGATCCTGATGATCGAGTCCCAGCTGAACTACATGGCCGACTATCTGCGCCAGTTGAACGTGCTCGGAGGGCGCGCCGCCCTCGCCGCCCGGCCGTCCGCGGTCGGGGCCTGGAACCGCAAGGTGCAGGACCGGATGGAGCGGACCGTGTGGAAGTCGGGCGGCTGCGACAGCTGGTACCTGGACGCCAACGGCCGCAACACCACGCTGTGGCCGGGCACGACAGCTGAGTTCCGGCGCGAGACGCGCCAGATCGACCTCGCGGAGTACGAGGTGCTGCGGCCGGACGTCGCCGAGGCCGCGCCCCCGAAGCGCCCTGCCCGCAAGAAGGAGACCGTGAAGTGA
- a CDS encoding alpha/beta hydrolase — protein MIAVSADGARIHVEVYGSEGAPAVVLAHGWTCSIAFWAEQIRDLAGDHRVIVYDQRGHGRSPAPAGDSGHSTRALADDLEAVLSATLAPGEKAVLAGHSMGGMTIMAAAARPAFREHAAAALLCSTGPSRLAAESLVVPMRPGGLRTRLTRAILGARAPLGPVTPVSKKILRYATMGPGSAPERVDACARIVHACPRLSRVAWSHVLAELDLEAGVRELELPVAVLVGTADRLTPPVHSRSMVAALPQCVGLDELAGMGHMTPVEAPEAVTARIRDLVTTYVATTPVEQKQKQVQQQGQKQKEDA, from the coding sequence GTGATCGCCGTCTCCGCGGACGGCGCCCGCATCCATGTCGAGGTGTACGGCTCCGAGGGTGCCCCGGCCGTGGTCCTGGCCCATGGCTGGACCTGCTCCATCGCCTTCTGGGCCGAGCAGATCCGCGACCTCGCCGGTGACCACCGGGTCATCGTCTACGACCAGCGCGGTCACGGCCGCAGCCCCGCCCCGGCCGGCGACTCCGGCCACTCCACGCGGGCGCTCGCCGACGACCTCGAAGCGGTCCTCTCCGCCACGCTCGCCCCCGGCGAGAAGGCGGTCCTGGCCGGGCACTCGATGGGCGGCATGACGATCATGGCGGCCGCCGCGCGCCCCGCGTTCAGGGAGCACGCCGCCGCCGCGCTGCTCTGCTCCACGGGCCCGTCCCGGCTCGCGGCCGAGTCCCTCGTCGTACCCATGCGGCCGGGCGGGCTGCGGACCCGGCTGACCAGGGCGATCCTGGGAGCGAGGGCACCGCTCGGACCGGTCACGCCCGTGTCGAAGAAGATCCTCCGGTACGCCACGATGGGCCCGGGTTCGGCGCCCGAGCGGGTCGACGCCTGCGCCCGGATCGTGCACGCCTGCCCGCGCCTCTCACGGGTGGCCTGGTCGCATGTGCTCGCGGAGCTCGATCTCGAAGCGGGTGTACGGGAGTTGGAGCTGCCGGTGGCCGTGCTCGTGGGCACGGCGGACCGGCTCACCCCGCCCGTGCACTCCCGCTCCATGGTCGCCGCCCTGCCGCAGTGCGTGGGGCTCGACGAGCTGGCGGGGATGGGCCACATGACGCCGGTCGAGGCCCCGGAAGCCGTCACCGCGCGCATCAGGGACCTCGTGACCACGTACGTCGCGACCACGCCTGTCGAGCAGAAGCAGAAGCAGGTGCAGCAGCAGGGGCAGAAGCAGAAGGAGGACGCATGA
- a CDS encoding SDR family oxidoreductase produces the protein MSRVSLEGQVAVVTGAARGVGELLARKLSARGARIALVGLEPEELKQVAGRLHTEADWWHADVTDHEAMARVAAEVKERFGKVDIVVANAGVASGGPFVDSDPVAWRRVIEVNLIGGAVTGRAFLPVLMESRGYFLQIASLAAITPAPMMTAYCASKSGVEAFAHSLRAEVGYKGVKVGVGYLSWTDTDMVRGADQDDVMKELRQRLPWPSNRTYPLGPAVDRIVAGIERRSAHVYAQWWLRGMQSVRGYLPGLIATVGQREMKRFEPRLAGVSKGLVGAGGAADEQARTGSTSPR, from the coding sequence ATGAGCAGGGTCAGCCTCGAAGGACAGGTCGCGGTCGTCACCGGAGCGGCCCGCGGCGTCGGTGAACTCCTCGCCCGCAAGCTCTCCGCGCGGGGCGCGCGGATCGCGCTGGTCGGCCTGGAGCCGGAGGAGCTGAAGCAGGTCGCCGGCCGGCTGCACACGGAGGCCGACTGGTGGCACGCGGACGTCACCGACCACGAGGCGATGGCCCGGGTGGCGGCCGAGGTCAAGGAGCGCTTCGGCAAGGTCGACATCGTGGTCGCCAACGCGGGTGTCGCGTCGGGCGGCCCGTTCGTGGACTCCGACCCGGTCGCCTGGCGGCGGGTCATCGAGGTCAACCTGATCGGCGGGGCGGTGACCGGCCGGGCGTTCCTGCCCGTGCTGATGGAGTCCCGCGGCTACTTCCTTCAGATCGCCTCGCTCGCGGCCATCACGCCGGCGCCGATGATGACGGCGTACTGCGCCTCGAAGTCGGGCGTCGAGGCGTTCGCGCACAGCCTGCGCGCCGAGGTCGGCTACAAGGGGGTGAAGGTCGGCGTCGGCTATCTCTCGTGGACCGACACGGACATGGTCCGGGGCGCCGACCAGGACGACGTCATGAAGGAGCTGCGGCAGCGGCTGCCCTGGCCGTCCAACCGTACGTATCCGCTGGGCCCGGCCGTGGACCGGATCGTGGCGGGCATCGAGCGGCGCTCGGCGCATGTGTACGCCCAATGGTGGCTGCGCGGGATGCAGTCGGTCCGCGGTTATCTGCCGGGGCTCATCGCCACGGTCGGGCAGCGCGAGATGAAGCGCTTCGAGCCGCGTCTCGCCGGTGTCTCCAAGGGCCTTGTGGGGGCCGGTGGGGCGGCCGACGAGCAGGCGCGCACGGGCAGCACCTCGCCGCGGTGA
- a CDS encoding GNAT family N-acetyltransferase: MTELQPLRADHAPALLAFERENRAYFAAHVPDRGDAYFEEFAARHRALLDEQETGAIRFHVLVGEGGEVLGRFNLVDVAEGSADLGFRVAEKAAGRGVATAAVRELCRLAVTAYGLDRLTAAAALGNAGSRAVLARTGFVPVGDVVLDGQPGTSYALDLGGSFGRELSGTSA, from the coding sequence ATGACCGAACTGCAGCCGCTCCGCGCCGATCACGCCCCGGCGCTCCTCGCGTTCGAGCGGGAGAACCGGGCGTACTTCGCCGCCCATGTGCCCGACCGGGGGGACGCGTACTTCGAGGAGTTCGCGGCGCGGCACCGGGCGCTGCTCGACGAGCAGGAGACCGGGGCGATCCGGTTCCATGTGCTGGTGGGGGAGGGCGGGGAGGTTCTGGGGCGGTTCAATCTCGTCGACGTGGCGGAGGGATCGGCCGACCTCGGCTTCCGGGTCGCCGAGAAGGCCGCGGGGCGCGGGGTGGCCACCGCTGCGGTGCGGGAGCTGTGCCGGCTGGCCGTCACCGCGTACGGGCTCGACCGGCTCACGGCGGCCGCGGCCCTCGGCAACGCCGGTTCGAGGGCCGTCCTCGCGCGGACGGGGTTCGTGCCCGTCGGGGACGTCGTCCTCGACGGGCAGCCCGGGACCTCCTACGCGCTGGACCTCGGCGGGAGCTTCGGGCGGGAGTTGTCGGGGACGTCCGCGTAG